Below is a window of Sylvia atricapilla isolate bSylAtr1 chromosome 2, bSylAtr1.pri, whole genome shotgun sequence DNA.
GATCTCTGCCCTGGGCCGGCAgatccaggagctggaggagaagtGCCGGCAGCCGCCCTGGGAACTCCTGCAGGTGAGACCTCAGAGCCACCGGGAAACCCTCAGCCGCGTGTGGTGGCACCAGGCTGCCAGCCAAATCCATCCTAAACCGGCCAAATCCATCCTAAACCGGCCAAATTAATCCTAAACTGGCCAAATTAACCCTAAACCAGCCAAATCCATCCTAAACCGGCCAAATCCATCCTAAACCGGCCAAATTAGTCCTAAACTGGCCAAATTGATCCTAAATCAGCCAAATTAATCCTAAACCAGCCAAATCCATCCTAAACCGACCAAATCCATCCTAAACCAGCCAAATCCATCCTAAACCAGCCAAATCCATCCTAAACCAGCCAAATTAATCCTAAACTGGCCAAATTAACCCTAAACCGGCCAAATTAATCCTAAACCAGCCAAATCCATCATAAACCAGCCAAATCAATCCTAAACCAGCCAAATCAATCCTAAACCAGCCAAACTAACCCTAAACCAGCCAAATCCATCCTAAACAGAATCCCAGGGTCATGGTCTGGGGAGGAAGGTGCCTCACAGAGCACCTAgaccacagcagggacaccttccactgggCTGTGTTTCTCCAATCCCTGGCCAACCTGGAGATATAAAAACTCCttttaaaccctttttttttttccgcccTAAATTATTCCCTTCCATGCCTCAGAGTCATCCCAGCTGTCCACTGGAATGTCGTGGATCACCCCCAGGTCCCTGGGGTTCAGCTGAACACCCCCATCCATGGCCTGgttcccctgtccccagcaggaaaCCACTGGTGCTCACCTGGTTGCCACCAAAGCCACCATCCGAGCCCACCCCTGGGCTTGGCTTCACCCCTGCTTCGATACTTAAATAACCAAATATCCAAAAATTCCGAACATTCGAATGCCTAAATATTCAAATACCCGAACATTTAAACACCCAAACATCGAACAATCCCACATTTAAAGAGGCGGAGATGTTAATTAGCAGCCGCCACGCCCATCCTGGGGGCGGGGATGATGCCGATAACCCAGCTGCTCATTAAGGTTGCTCATTAAGGCTGCCGTGACCTCACCCGGAATTCCCGCAGATCCAGAATGCCTCATTTAGGCCGAGCAGCGCCCCGGGGTCACCCCGGAGTTATTCACCCCCGGCTGGCTCCGCTCTGACCCCACAACCCCTCTGATCTCTCTCccctgcaggacagcagagacATCCTGAGCAGGTTTGTGGCTCCTCTCCTGCGTTCCTGGCACGTCCTTGTCGTTTGTCCCCGCGGCTGGtggacccccaaaccccaacctgtgtgacagggacacGCAGGACACAACTAGGACACCACAAAAGTCCAGTTAGGATGCTGGAGACCAGGGTCAGGTACTGGGGGGTGAAggtgcctccagctctgctgcagctgatcTGTGAAaacctccctgtccctggagggatgagcttttccttctcagccTGTCAAAAATAGGGAGCCAACAGCTAAAAGTGTTAAATTCTGAGGGAATCCTCCATACTTTAACAGACCTGTTTGTGACCCCTTCGGATTgggaggggggaaggaggaaagtgGGCCAGGAAAGTAACTTTTATTCCCTGATTTCCAATGGGAGAAAATCTTCACCATCCGGAGACTCTTCAGCCATGGCTGGCTCAGAAAATGTTCTCCAGAAGCTCCTTGATGGGGAGCAgatccccaaatcctcctgtaGATGCCCAAACCCAAGAGGAATGGAGTTAAAAAATCGTGGGAacctgggatggtttgggttggaaagggcctttccagcctccccagggcacagctgcctctccagTCTCaccattccataattctgtgGAGAAAATCTCCTCCTTCTTTCCAGGCTGGAGAAGCAGAATGCCCCGGAGCCGGTGGAGAATCCACCAGAGGaacccccagagctgccccaggaaAACGCCAGCCTCAAAGAGATGCTGAAGAAGTTCCAAGGTATGGAGGGACCAGGGAAGGGGTGTCAGTGCCACCTTTGGAAAATCACCCCTCAAAGGTGAAAATCCCAGGTATTTCCACATGGCAGCTTAAGAAAGGAAAGCCACAGGACACCCCCCAGTGACCAGCAAAAGCCCCACACTTCTCATCTTTGCTCCAAGCCAAATTCCCTTTGCTGGATTTTCCACTTTCCCAATCCCGCACACGGGCATCCGACCATCCCTGGAGtatcccagagctgggagagtGGGAGAAATCCAGCCCCAAAGCTCCTTAGGGTGCcacaccatccctggagcatcccagagctgggagagtGGGACAACCCCAGCCCCAAAGCTCTTTAGGACATcacaccatccctggagcatcccagagctgggagagtGGGAGAAATCCAGCCCCAAAGCTCCTTAGGGTGCcacaccatccctggagcatcccagagctgggagagtGGGAGAAATCCAGCCCCAAAGCTCCTTAGGGTACcacaccatccctggagcatcccagagcagggagagtgGGACAACCCCAGCCCCAAAGCTCTTTAGGACATcacaccatccctggagcaTCTCAGAGCTGGGAGAGTGGGACAACCCCAGCCCCAAAGCTCTTTAGGACATcacaccatccctggagcatcccagagcagggagggtgGGACAACCCCAGCCCCAAAGCTCCTTAGGGTGCcacaccatccctggagcatcccagagctgggagaaatCCAGCCCCAAAGCTCCTTAGGGTGCcacaccatccctggagcatcccagagcagggagggtgGGAAAACCCCAGCCCCAAAGCTCTTTAGGACATcacaccatccctggagcatcccagagcagggagggtgGGACAACCCCAGCCCCAAAGCTCTTTAGGGCGAGGCCCCCCCTGCAGCCGCCCCCTCCCTCCGCAGTGAGCCTGACGCTGGATCCGGACACGGCCCATCCGCGCCTTGCGCTCTCCGAGGACGGGAAGTGTGTCCGGTGGGAAGACACCCGCAGGGCCGTCCCCGACCACCCCAAACGCTTCGACTCGTCCCGCTGTGTCCTGGCCCGGGAGGGGCTGGGCCCGGGCCGGCATTTCTGGGAGGTGCAGGTGGGCGCCGGGGCCGCCTGGGCGCTCGGCGTGGCCAAGGAGTCGGTGCGAAGGAAGGGTCGCATCAGCGTCAAGCCCGAGGTGGGCATCTGGGCCGTGGGGCAGTGCGGGAGCCAGTGCCAGGCTCTCACGTCGCCCACCGTCCCCATCTCCCTGCCCGAAGCCCCCGAGGTGGTCGGGGTTTACCTGGATTACGAGGCCGGGCGAGTGGCGTTCTTCGATTCCCGGCGGGAGATCCCGATGTTCGCGTATCCGCCCGCGTCCTTCGGAGGGGAGCGGgtgctgcccctgctctgcctgggcaggggctgccagtTCAcgctgctgccctgagccccgCGGCCTGGCTCCCTCACCTGGGGGGCTTTGGGGCTGGGAACTTCCCCTTTCTCCCTCATTTCTGCCGACGAGAAGCCGCGGCTGGTTCAGAGAAATACCAACCCGAGGGCTGGGAGATATTTTCTGTGCCAGTGCGgtgatgaggaggaggatgagaggggaaaagggataggaaataaagggaaattGGACAAAGAATGGGAATAATTGGGGTGATCAGAGCAATCTGCTGGCGCCTGGGGCCACCTGTGGAGTTTCCTGGGACCTGGACATTGGGATGCCTGGACATTTGGGACCCGCCAGCATCATCTCCTGGGTCCACCAGGGGCTTCTGGAGTTGGGACATCTGAGGTTCATTGGGGTCAGATCCTGGGGTCCACTGAGGTCACATCCTGGTGTCTGTGGGGGTCAGATCCTGGGGTCCATTGGGGTCAGATCCTGGGGTCTGTGGGGTCAGGTCCTGGGGTCTGTGGGGGTCAGATCCTGGGGTCCATCGGTTTCATGTCCTGGAGTCTGTGGGGTCATGTCCTGGGGTATTTCTGGGTCGCGATCACGCTCTGGGACGTGTCAGGATTGGATCCTGGGATGCACTTGGATCACATCCCGGAATCCATCAAAA
It encodes the following:
- the LOC136375193 gene encoding E3 ubiquitin-protein ligase TRIM39-like; its protein translation is MAQQLRAEASCSLCLDLFQEPVSIHCGHNFCRSCIERCWQNSRGSFPCPSCRETAPEPGLRPNRELAGIIRIAQRLSLRGTAGPGEPLCHRHGQPLKLFCEEEQSPVCRVCRESREHRLHSAVPIEEAAQEHQEKFQAHAQILKDRREKLLGLKAAEEGKSLDLLERVDAERGKVRAQVKELQQLLEGQEQLLLGRLAKLDREIVRRQEENISSLSEQISALGRQIQELEEKCRQPPWELLQDSRDILSRLEKQNAPEPVENPPEEPPELPQENASLKEMLKKFQVSLTLDPDTAHPRLALSEDGKCVRWEDTRRAVPDHPKRFDSSRCVLAREGLGPGRHFWEVQVGAGAAWALGVAKESVRRKGRISVKPEVGIWAVGQCGSQCQALTSPTVPISLPEAPEVVGVYLDYEAGRVAFFDSRREIPMFAYPPASFGGERVLPLLCLGRGCQFTLLP